In the Wyeomyia smithii strain HCP4-BCI-WySm-NY-G18 chromosome 2, ASM2978416v1, whole genome shotgun sequence genome, one interval contains:
- the LOC129719904 gene encoding uncharacterized protein LOC129719904: MAVAAPQFDAKLAASILTPYDGDSEKLSAFVDGIKFLKTVIAEEHHRTLKLFLMTRISGKARDALPNDNVDRIIDQIIELIKSSCESKVTSEQLIAKINAIKHGSSKEQYCREVENLCDKLTNTYVREYIPHETAKKLATKAGVDKLIKLAPTNNEKIVLQAGTFKTIEQATQKFNELPDDSEIAEKPNRIFNVSHQRDYYQNRRGNWRGGKNDNRNNFSSRGFHYNNQRFMRFNKQQSFNGNYRGARGNTRGHWHHDRQINRIYFADNQESNQNASVNAAQYAQDLGQQGMFSQSQTFLGAVGQYTR; encoded by the coding sequence ATGGCGGTTGCCGCACCACAATTCGACGCCAAACTGGCCGCGTCAATTTTAACACCTTACGACGGCGACAGTGAAAAGCTATCAGCCTTCGTAGAcggaattaaatttttaaagacGGTGATAGCAGAGGAACACCATCGaactttgaaattatttttaatgacaaGGATCTCGGGGAAAGCGCGAGATGCCTTGCCAAACGATAACGTCGATAGGATAATAGACCAAATTATTGAACTGATAAAAAGTTCATGCGAGAGTAAAGTCACATCTGAACAACTGATCGCGAAAATAAATGCTATTAAGCATGGCAGTTCGAAAGAACAATACTGCAGAGAAGTGGAGAATCTCTGCGATAAATTAACAAATACCTACGTCAGGGAATATATACCACATGAAACAGCTAAAAAATTGGCCACTAAGGCAGGAGTGGATAAGCTGATAAAACTCGCGCCTACCAATAACGAAAAAATCGTTTTGCAAGCCGGTACGTTTAAGACCATCGAGCAAGCTACGCAAAAATTTAACGAGCTGCCCGATGAtagcgaaattgccgaaaaaccAAATCGGATATTCAACGTCTCCCACCAAAGAGACTATTACCAAAATCGAAGAGGAAACTGGAGAGGAGGAAAGAATGATAACCGAAATAATTTCTCTTCTCGAGGATTCCATTACAATAATCAACGCTTTATGCGATTTAACAAACAGCAATCATTCAACGGTAACTATCGTGGCGCGCGAGGAAACACTCGCGGCCACTGGCACCACGATCGACAAATCAACAGAATTTATTTTGCTGACAATCAGGAAAGCAATCAAAATGCTTCAGTCAATGCAGCACAGTATGCGCAAGACCTGGGGCAACAAGGAATGTTTTCGCAAAGCCAAACTTTTTTAGGGGCAGTAGGGCAGTATACACGATAA